In Micromonospora sp. NBC_01813, the following are encoded in one genomic region:
- a CDS encoding DUF397 domain-containing protein → MTNSRPPRPYTKSSRSGGSGGNCVEWAFQPDGVYLRDSKNPTGPELLVTYPEWSSFVAAAAAGDDHQLIERCPSRSVNLHHDGRMLRFTSSEWTAFVEAARTGECSAPASSPVGSAAGR, encoded by the coding sequence ATGACTAACAGCCGGCCGCCTCGGCCCTACACCAAGAGCAGCCGGTCCGGTGGATCTGGTGGAAACTGCGTCGAGTGGGCCTTTCAACCAGATGGCGTGTATCTCCGCGACAGTAAGAACCCGACCGGTCCCGAACTGCTCGTCACCTACCCCGAATGGTCGTCCTTCGTCGCAGCGGCTGCGGCAGGCGATGACCACCAGCTGATCGAGCGTTGCCCGTCGCGCTCGGTGAATCTGCACCATGATGGGCGAATGCTGCGTTTCACCTCATCAGAGTGGACGGCGTTCGTCGAAGCCGCACGTACGGGCGAATGCTCTGCTCCTGCAAGCAGCCCAGTCGGATCTGCGGCCGGTCGATAG
- a CDS encoding diguanylate cyclase domain-containing protein, protein MRSSTSAGDRLCPVAEHAELGRQVGLLRAEVARLRLAERQARWAAAHDRLTGLLNRDGFHAAVAGLAGRDGVLDGALLVLDLDRFKPVNDLFGHAVGDAVLVAVARRLAGVDGLVVSARLGGDEFAGFVAGGKRRAAAAAAEVVERLARPVAVGNVLLQVGASVGVAKVTDVGGLGEGVVRADLAMLVAKRAATPIVWWHPDLALHRSRDALDVRPPPVTAKGGGPLAPTPRPSPEPSSIT, encoded by the coding sequence GTGAGGTCATCAACGTCTGCCGGAGACAGGCTCTGTCCGGTTGCCGAACACGCTGAGCTGGGCAGGCAGGTTGGTCTGCTGCGTGCGGAGGTTGCGCGGCTGCGTCTGGCCGAGCGGCAGGCGAGGTGGGCGGCGGCTCATGATCGTCTGACCGGCCTGCTCAACAGGGACGGCTTCCACGCTGCCGTCGCTGGCCTGGCAGGGCGGGACGGCGTACTCGACGGTGCGCTTCTCGTCCTCGATCTCGATCGCTTCAAGCCGGTGAACGATTTGTTCGGGCACGCCGTCGGCGACGCTGTGTTGGTGGCGGTGGCCCGGCGGCTCGCCGGTGTCGACGGGCTCGTCGTGTCGGCGCGACTCGGCGGCGACGAGTTCGCCGGGTTCGTGGCCGGTGGCAAGCGCCGGGCGGCGGCTGCCGCAGCCGAGGTTGTCGAGCGCCTCGCTCGACCCGTCGCGGTCGGAAACGTGCTCCTGCAGGTCGGTGCGTCGGTGGGTGTCGCGAAGGTCACCGACGTGGGCGGTCTCGGCGAGGGAGTAGTCCGCGCGGATCTCGCCATGCTCGTCGCGAAACGTGCCGCCACGCCGATCGTGTGGTGGCACCCCGACCTCGCACTCCACCGCTCACGCGACGCACTCGACGTTCGGCCGCCACCGGTCACCGCGAAAGGAGGTGGCCCGCTGGCACCGACCCCTCGCCCCTCCCCGGAACCTTCATCGATTACATAG
- a CDS encoding ABC transporter permease → MRRGHDAGSRLRAAVGRAAPPVLGTAGLLTVWWAGVVAFDLPAFLLPAPPAVAAAIVDQPGYLLHNTAVTAVTAAAGYGLAVATAGLFGAVLAVSGRVGRAVTPILLLLSTVPKPAVVPILIVWLGFGAGPKLVLVWLMCFFPIVSATHTGLTATPAELVDVARSLDASRWQTFTRFRAPAALPYLFSGLRTALPLAVIGAVVAELFGGTSGLGVVIQTAGTRTDVAFAAVVLLAATSTGLFYLLTAVCERAAPWIRHTTA, encoded by the coding sequence GTGCGGCGTGGTCACGATGCGGGCAGCCGGCTGCGGGCCGCGGTGGGGCGGGCTGCCCCGCCGGTGCTGGGCACCGCCGGTCTCCTCACGGTGTGGTGGGCCGGGGTGGTCGCCTTCGACCTGCCCGCATTTCTGCTGCCGGCGCCGCCGGCGGTGGCCGCGGCGATCGTCGACCAGCCCGGCTATCTGCTGCACAACACCGCGGTCACCGCGGTGACCGCGGCGGCGGGCTATGGGCTGGCGGTCGCCACGGCCGGGCTGTTCGGGGCGGTGCTGGCGGTATCGGGGCGGGTCGGCAGAGCGGTGACACCCATCCTGCTGCTGCTCAGCACGGTGCCCAAGCCGGCCGTGGTGCCGATCCTGATCGTCTGGCTGGGGTTCGGCGCCGGCCCGAAGCTGGTCCTGGTGTGGCTCATGTGCTTCTTCCCGATCGTGTCAGCCACCCACACCGGACTGACCGCCACCCCGGCGGAGCTGGTCGACGTGGCCCGGTCACTGGACGCCTCCCGCTGGCAGACGTTCACCCGCTTCCGGGCACCGGCGGCGTTGCCGTACCTGTTCTCCGGGCTGCGGACGGCGCTGCCGCTGGCCGTCATCGGCGCCGTGGTCGCCGAACTGTTCGGCGGCACCAGCGGTCTGGGCGTCGTCATCCAGACCGCGGGCACCCGCACCGATGTGGCGTTCGCCGCCGTCGTCCTGCTCGCCGCCACGAGCACCGGACTGTTCTACCTGCTCACCGCCGTCTGCGAGCGGGCGGCGCCCTGGATCCGGCACACCACCGCCTGA
- a CDS encoding IS5 family transposase, whose product MTERRAYPSDLSDARWALIAPRLTAWRQARTDAGVSGRTPTHDLRDIFNAILYVNRTGIAWRYLPHDFPPHRTVYGYFAAWSKEGIFTELNYHLTGLVRDHHGRTIQPTASIMDSQSVKTSTNVPLSTQGTDAGKKIVGRKRGIITDTLGLLLAVIVTAASASDNAIGMDLLDQATTAYPTLTKTWADAGFKNRVVEHGAALGVDVEIVTKDPQTKGFSVVKRRWVVERTLGWLMHHRRLVRDYEARPDNSASMITIAMIDNLAKRLTTETTPTWRYG is encoded by the coding sequence ATGACCGAACGGCGAGCCTATCCGTCCGACCTGTCCGACGCCCGCTGGGCCCTGATCGCACCCCGCCTGACCGCCTGGCGGCAGGCCCGCACCGACGCCGGCGTCAGCGGCCGCACCCCCACCCACGACCTGCGCGACATCTTCAACGCCATCCTCTACGTCAACCGCACCGGCATCGCCTGGCGCTACCTGCCCCACGACTTCCCGCCCCACCGCACCGTCTACGGCTACTTCGCCGCCTGGAGCAAGGAAGGCATCTTCACCGAACTCAACTACCACCTCACCGGCCTCGTCCGCGACCACCACGGCCGCACCATCCAACCCACTGCATCCATCATGGACAGCCAGAGCGTGAAGACCTCCACCAACGTCCCACTATCCACACAGGGCACCGACGCCGGAAAGAAGATCGTAGGCCGCAAACGCGGCATCATCACCGACACCCTCGGACTGCTCCTCGCCGTCATCGTCACCGCGGCCAGCGCCAGCGACAACGCCATCGGCATGGACCTGCTCGACCAGGCCACCACCGCCTACCCCACCCTGACCAAAACCTGGGCCGACGCCGGCTTCAAGAACCGCGTCGTCGAACACGGCGCCGCACTCGGCGTCGACGTCGAGATCGTCACCAAGGACCCACAGACCAAGGGCTTCAGCGTCGTCAAACGCCGATGGGTCGTCGAACGCACCCTCGGCTGGCTCATGCACCACCGCCGACTCGTACGCGACTACGAAGCCCGACCCGACAACTCCGCCAGCATGATCACCATCGCGATGATCGACAACCTCGCCAAACGACTCACCACCGAAACCACCCCAACCTGGCGATACGGCTAA
- a CDS encoding ABC transporter substrate-binding protein gives MAYTISRRRLLLGSAGAVALAGVAPMSACGGGDAPPGESSREKVSVLTGAGFQGREAPIFVAQAQGWFAEEGLEVEVLQGKGSTENLKLLAAGQVDFATIDVNAGLIEYTRPGGIRDFVLTSVLHQRNLACFVAVTSRGVTVPSDLAGRRLSFLPGGINKLLFSTYAQLAGFDAGSVSWVANPVPAQHVPLLAARQVDAISQFVPAVDLVRKTVGEEVTVLPFTDYLTDLHGSAIGVATATAAGRPDLVRRFNRALLRGLRFAIDDPDTAGTIYAGRPETQGQQAQEATAELTRMAGYVTPVGDAPVGHFDPRRVARNVAILQGAGALGEAGLSQSDVDTVFAYDLVG, from the coding sequence ATGGCGTACACGATCAGCCGCCGACGGCTGCTACTCGGCAGCGCCGGGGCGGTGGCTTTGGCCGGCGTCGCGCCGATGTCGGCGTGTGGGGGTGGTGACGCGCCGCCGGGTGAGTCGTCGCGGGAGAAAGTCTCCGTCCTGACGGGGGCGGGGTTCCAGGGTCGTGAGGCACCGATCTTCGTCGCCCAGGCGCAGGGCTGGTTCGCCGAGGAAGGGCTGGAGGTGGAGGTGCTGCAGGGCAAGGGCAGCACCGAGAACCTGAAGCTGTTGGCGGCCGGGCAGGTCGACTTCGCGACCATCGATGTCAACGCCGGCCTCATCGAGTACACCCGGCCGGGCGGGATCCGCGACTTCGTCCTGACGTCGGTGCTGCACCAGAGGAATCTGGCCTGTTTCGTCGCGGTCACCAGCCGGGGCGTCACCGTCCCGAGTGATCTGGCGGGCCGGCGGCTGAGTTTCCTGCCGGGCGGGATCAACAAGCTGTTGTTTTCGACGTACGCGCAGTTGGCGGGTTTCGACGCGGGATCGGTGTCCTGGGTGGCCAACCCGGTGCCTGCGCAGCACGTGCCGCTGCTCGCCGCCCGGCAGGTGGATGCGATCAGCCAGTTCGTGCCGGCCGTCGATCTGGTGCGGAAAACGGTGGGAGAGGAGGTCACCGTGCTGCCGTTCACCGACTATCTCACCGACCTGCACGGCTCCGCGATCGGTGTCGCCACGGCGACCGCCGCCGGGCGGCCCGATCTGGTCCGCCGGTTCAACCGGGCGCTGCTACGCGGGCTGCGGTTCGCGATCGACGACCCCGACACCGCGGGAACGATCTACGCGGGGCGGCCGGAGACGCAGGGCCAGCAGGCGCAGGAGGCGACGGCGGAGCTGACGCGGATGGCCGGGTACGTCACCCCGGTCGGTGACGCGCCGGTGGGGCACTTCGATCCCCGTCGGGTGGCCCGCAACGTCGCGATCCTGCAGGGTGCCGGAGCCCTCGGCGAGGCGGGGTTGTCCCAGTCGGACGTCGACACCGTGTTCGCCTACGACCTGGTCGGATAG
- a CDS encoding NUDIX hydrolase yields MTASAVVFDDDDRVLLVHHRKIGLWLYPGGHVDPNETPAEAAVREVVEETGVQAVVLGEPGFVHPAVRWHASPWAVIEMDVTDSKVGAHQHIDFVYVCRAAGVDLAVRREEVVGARWVPVADVAELCTPAELPDLVVAARQWAKAWRGSGR; encoded by the coding sequence ATGACCGCGTCCGCCGTTGTTTTCGACGATGACGATCGAGTACTGCTGGTGCACCACCGCAAGATCGGCCTATGGCTGTACCCGGGTGGTCACGTCGACCCGAATGAGACTCCGGCGGAGGCCGCTGTTCGTGAGGTCGTCGAGGAGACCGGCGTGCAGGCCGTCGTTCTCGGCGAGCCCGGTTTTGTCCACCCCGCCGTGCGGTGGCACGCCTCACCGTGGGCGGTCATCGAGATGGACGTGACCGACTCGAAGGTCGGTGCCCATCAGCACATCGACTTCGTGTACGTGTGTCGGGCAGCCGGAGTGGACCTAGCAGTGCGGCGGGAGGAGGTCGTCGGCGCCCGTTGGGTGCCGGTCGCTGACGTCGCCGAGTTGTGCACTCCGGCCGAACTGCCCGATCTGGTCGTCGCGGCCAGGCAATGGGCCAAGGCGTGGCGCGGTTCCGGGCGGTGA
- a CDS encoding helix-turn-helix domain-containing protein produces the protein MLASAPVAGPTIVRRQLGRRLKRLRAGVSVDEVVAHRQLGISRAKLFKMEAGRHPVKPQDVAALCRHYGASSKETETLTALALATQDDSWWHVYGVDAVPEWFSLYLDVEPAAATIRTYEAELIPGLLQTPQYAREVYRARNPGSHPREHPGDIEKRVAVRMERQAILTRVDPAPPELHVVLNEAAILRQVGGDVVMREQIARLREAAELPNVRVEVLPLAAGAHAAMETAFVILNFPEPDDDPAVVYIDTPSSAAYLQKQVDIDRYELIFGHVSNQSIPVLEYPT, from the coding sequence GTGCTTGCTTCAGCCCCAGTTGCCGGCCCGACCATCGTTCGCCGGCAGCTTGGACGTCGGCTCAAGCGGCTACGTGCCGGTGTATCCGTGGACGAGGTCGTGGCCCACCGCCAGCTGGGTATCTCTCGGGCGAAGCTGTTCAAGATGGAGGCCGGGCGTCATCCAGTGAAGCCGCAGGACGTAGCTGCGCTCTGCCGGCACTACGGTGCGAGCTCGAAGGAAACCGAGACCCTGACGGCACTGGCATTGGCGACGCAGGACGACAGCTGGTGGCACGTCTACGGCGTTGACGCGGTGCCAGAGTGGTTCTCGCTCTATCTTGACGTCGAACCTGCCGCAGCGACGATCCGAACCTACGAGGCAGAGCTGATCCCCGGCCTGCTGCAGACGCCCCAGTACGCTCGCGAGGTCTACCGGGCACGGAATCCGGGATCCCATCCCAGAGAGCACCCGGGTGACATCGAGAAGCGGGTGGCCGTGCGCATGGAACGGCAGGCCATACTCACGCGGGTGGACCCGGCGCCACCGGAGCTACACGTGGTGCTCAACGAAGCGGCAATCCTGCGCCAGGTCGGCGGGGATGTCGTCATGAGGGAGCAGATCGCCCGCCTACGCGAGGCCGCCGAACTTCCGAACGTCAGGGTCGAGGTCCTCCCGCTTGCTGCCGGAGCGCACGCGGCGATGGAGACCGCGTTCGTCATCCTCAACTTCCCCGAGCCTGACGACGACCCTGCGGTGGTCTACATCGACACCCCAAGCTCGGCCGCCTACCTGCAGAAGCAGGTCGACATTGACCGATACGAGCTCATCTTTGGTCACGTCAGCAACCAGTCCATCCCAGTCTTGGAGTACCCGACATGA
- a CDS encoding DUF4238 domain-containing protein, with product MAGKTIPREYGAAWPSALTVYPVRRRESPTTVADVRAGPSSKPKRHHYVPQAYLARFGRDRQIAARRRGKPGHYVTNVKNVALETNFYQTTKADGQTSVEVETWLAEIDGMADQAIADVLAAGEPPRPGTPERFNLAAVLAIQMTRTPEMRERVLFTDRLARYANGDEVSLDLVRRFLAEEHLGFDPRDGEVQGAFDMYHASRLMSDGEVTKDDAINVAMRAAPDVAVPLAMKRWTLEVARKPKFITSDSPLVLWRPRTPRDAFEGVGIKTALEIRFPLDTGHQLVLVDLEDARPTTVRVEPDRVRQCNADLASSCHTLIVGHPDRTRQLTELKLARRRPVLRFNTGPLYERNRDGEDVYTGEILHVWVQRHDQVGA from the coding sequence ATGGCAGGGAAGACCATTCCGCGCGAGTATGGTGCCGCTTGGCCTTCGGCCTTGACTGTTTACCCGGTGCGGAGACGGGAGTCCCCTACTACGGTTGCCGATGTGCGGGCGGGACCATCGAGCAAGCCGAAGCGTCATCACTACGTTCCCCAAGCGTACCTTGCCCGATTCGGTCGTGATCGACAGATAGCCGCTCGGCGACGCGGGAAACCCGGTCATTATGTCACCAACGTGAAGAATGTGGCGTTGGAGACGAACTTCTATCAGACGACGAAGGCGGACGGTCAAACCTCGGTGGAGGTGGAAACCTGGCTAGCTGAGATCGATGGCATGGCCGATCAGGCAATCGCTGATGTCTTGGCTGCCGGTGAGCCACCTCGACCGGGAACGCCGGAGCGGTTCAATCTTGCTGCGGTGCTCGCGATCCAGATGACCCGCACGCCGGAGATGCGAGAGCGGGTGCTGTTCACCGACCGGCTCGCGAGATACGCGAATGGCGACGAGGTTTCTCTCGACCTCGTCCGGAGGTTTCTCGCCGAGGAACACCTGGGTTTTGACCCGCGCGACGGCGAGGTGCAGGGAGCCTTCGACATGTACCACGCCTCCCGTTTGATGAGTGATGGGGAGGTGACGAAGGATGACGCCATCAATGTCGCTATGCGTGCGGCCCCAGACGTCGCGGTTCCTCTTGCGATGAAGCGGTGGACGCTGGAGGTAGCCCGCAAGCCAAAGTTCATCACCTCCGACTCCCCACTCGTCCTCTGGCGTCCAAGGACACCGCGCGATGCCTTTGAAGGAGTCGGCATAAAGACGGCACTTGAGATCAGGTTTCCGCTCGACACTGGTCATCAACTTGTGCTTGTCGACTTGGAGGACGCTCGGCCGACGACCGTACGCGTCGAGCCTGATCGGGTTCGCCAGTGCAACGCGGACCTGGCCAGCTCATGCCACACCCTCATCGTGGGACATCCGGACCGGACCCGTCAGTTGACGGAGTTGAAACTGGCGCGGCGGCGGCCGGTTCTCCGGTTCAACACGGGTCCTCTTTACGAGAGGAACAGGGACGGCGAAGATGTCTACACCGGCGAGATCTTACACGTATGGGTGCAGCGGCATGATCAGGTGGGCGCTTGA
- a CDS encoding methyltransferase domain-containing protein, protein MSTYLFHDTPDTARSDGAVMLQALAGMLDPFSRRQLRAVGVPPHARCLVVAVGASRIATTLGEMTPTGEVIATDIDLTPCRRHPRVALLRHDIVRDPLPDGHFDLIHVRLLLGHLPERHDVLARLGAALAPGGVLVVEEFEATWRSSVLAAPDIDEADRLFAAYHDAFQATLVAAGNDPAWGRRAHHAMRGLGLHVDTSGWTGTWTGGSDGCLLPRATAGVIRDQLTTAGMTPADIDAFCDLLTDPGLVVKGNLALSHIGHAAPTSPTSMSHGG, encoded by the coding sequence GTGTCCACGTACCTGTTCCACGACACCCCGGACACCGCGCGCAGCGACGGTGCGGTGATGTTGCAGGCCCTGGCCGGGATGCTCGACCCGTTCAGCCGCCGGCAGCTCCGCGCCGTCGGTGTACCGCCGCATGCCCGCTGCCTCGTCGTCGCGGTCGGCGCCAGCCGCATCGCCACGACCCTCGGCGAGATGACCCCGACCGGTGAGGTCATCGCCACCGACATCGACCTCACCCCATGCCGGCGGCATCCCAGGGTCGCGTTGCTGCGGCACGACATCGTGCGGGATCCGCTGCCAGACGGACACTTCGACCTGATCCACGTCCGGCTGCTGCTCGGGCACCTGCCCGAGCGCCACGACGTCCTCGCCCGCCTCGGCGCGGCCCTGGCCCCTGGCGGAGTCCTCGTGGTCGAGGAGTTCGAGGCGACCTGGCGCAGCTCCGTGCTGGCCGCGCCCGACATCGACGAGGCCGACCGGTTGTTCGCCGCCTACCACGACGCGTTCCAGGCCACGCTTGTCGCCGCCGGCAACGACCCCGCGTGGGGGCGACGGGCACACCACGCGATGCGCGGCCTCGGCCTGCACGTCGACACCAGCGGCTGGACCGGCACCTGGACCGGCGGCAGCGACGGCTGCCTACTGCCCAGAGCCACCGCCGGCGTCATCCGCGACCAGCTCACCACCGCCGGCATGACACCAGCCGACATCGACGCCTTCTGTGACCTGCTCACCGACCCCGGACTCGTGGTCAAAGGCAACCTCGCCCTGTCCCACATCGGCCACGCGGCCCCTACCTCGCCGACGTCCATGTCCCACGGCGGCTGA
- the queC gene encoding 7-cyano-7-deazaguanine synthase QueC: protein MDTKSSSSQRRAVVVLSGGLDSTVLAYRLSAAGWRLTTLTFNYGQTHRREIQYAWRTAAALGGVTHRVVNLGDITDLLAGSALTDSAVEIPDGHYTDPSMRATVVPNRTAIMLDIATAHAIATHAQAVAFGGRDAAPTIHPDHRPEFVTAYERATRAGNDGYLHPDFQLLTPFTGSTKADIVAEGVTLRVPFADTWSCYKGRARHCAACGACVARREAFFVAGVPDPTEYEQP, encoded by the coding sequence GTGGACACCAAATCCAGTAGCTCGCAGCGGCGGGCAGTGGTCGTTCTGTCCGGTGGCTTGGACAGCACGGTGCTCGCGTACCGGCTGTCGGCCGCCGGTTGGCGGCTCACCACGCTCACCTTCAACTACGGCCAGACACACCGGCGGGAGATTCAGTACGCCTGGCGGACAGCCGCCGCCCTCGGCGGCGTGACGCACCGGGTCGTCAACCTCGGCGACATCACCGATCTGCTGGCCGGATCCGCGCTGACCGACTCGGCGGTCGAGATCCCCGACGGCCACTACACCGACCCGTCGATGCGCGCCACCGTCGTCCCCAACCGCACCGCGATCATGCTGGACATCGCCACCGCCCACGCCATCGCCACCCACGCCCAGGCGGTCGCGTTCGGCGGCCGTGACGCCGCCCCCACCATCCACCCCGACCACCGGCCCGAGTTCGTCACCGCCTACGAACGCGCGACACGCGCCGGAAACGACGGCTACCTCCACCCCGACTTCCAACTCCTCACGCCGTTCACCGGTTCCACCAAAGCAGACATCGTCGCCGAGGGCGTCACGCTCCGGGTGCCGTTCGCCGACACCTGGTCCTGCTACAAGGGCCGCGCCCGGCACTGCGCCGCGTGCGGCGCATGCGTGGCACGCCGGGAAGCGTTCTTCGTCGCCGGGGTGCCCGACCCGACGGAGTACGAACAGCCATGA
- a CDS encoding TIGR02391 family protein, which yields MQARKNPEYLKALVAAVTDFREALVAFLELHVNNGEPGGLGGAARGVAPAVLRRDGADPQEIARRHSRVSRAAGLAAAAVPLTHVTVTVQGFGAVDPISAWQTITRPKPLLEAADVLDACDQALGRLEGLVLQAEAERPPAVGAEAMHPLVWGSASRLWRDGHFREAVAAAAEAVVLMVKTRTRRNDIAETALWQETFSIKEPEPGKPRLRWPGDPENRDVGTMNSGLRSFAPGVQMTIRNTVSHGVGQLGEQAAVERLAALSLLARWVDECDLIEAATQEGGG from the coding sequence ATGCAGGCGCGCAAGAACCCGGAGTATCTGAAGGCCCTGGTGGCGGCGGTTACCGACTTCCGCGAAGCGCTGGTGGCGTTTCTGGAACTCCACGTAAACAATGGCGAGCCTGGTGGGCTCGGAGGTGCAGCGCGGGGCGTTGCCCCGGCTGTACTGCGACGTGACGGTGCGGACCCACAGGAGATCGCTCGGCGTCATTCCCGTGTTTCCAGGGCCGCGGGGCTGGCCGCCGCTGCCGTGCCGCTGACGCACGTGACTGTCACGGTGCAGGGCTTCGGTGCGGTCGATCCGATCTCCGCTTGGCAGACGATCACGCGCCCCAAGCCGCTGTTGGAAGCGGCTGACGTCTTGGACGCCTGCGATCAGGCCCTCGGGCGGCTGGAGGGCTTGGTCTTGCAAGCGGAGGCGGAGCGTCCTCCGGCCGTCGGCGCCGAGGCGATGCACCCCCTGGTCTGGGGTTCGGCCTCACGCCTGTGGCGGGACGGCCATTTTCGGGAGGCCGTGGCGGCAGCGGCAGAGGCCGTTGTGCTGATGGTCAAGACCCGGACCCGCCGCAACGACATCGCCGAGACCGCGCTGTGGCAGGAGACGTTCTCCATCAAGGAGCCCGAGCCCGGCAAGCCCCGACTGCGCTGGCCAGGAGACCCGGAGAACCGTGACGTCGGCACCATGAACAGCGGCCTGCGATCCTTCGCGCCGGGCGTACAGATGACCATCCGCAATACCGTCTCCCACGGTGTGGGGCAGCTCGGGGAACAAGCCGCAGTAGAACGGCTCGCCGCGCTGAGTCTGCTGGCTCGATGGGTCGACGAATGCGACTTGATCGAGGCCGCAACTCAAGAAGGCGGCGGATAG
- a CDS encoding winged helix-turn-helix domain-containing protein — protein MPTPSQPAEPVYRRIMRAIETAIATGELKPGDKLPSTAQLCEQYGCSAPTARQALARLQERGVLQGHQGRGVYVTYAPE, from the coding sequence ATGCCGACCCCATCCCAACCCGCCGAACCGGTGTACCGGCGCATCATGCGCGCCATCGAGACCGCGATCGCCACCGGCGAGCTGAAGCCCGGAGACAAACTGCCCTCCACCGCCCAGCTCTGCGAGCAGTACGGCTGTTCAGCCCCCACAGCCCGTCAAGCACTCGCCCGGCTACAAGAACGGGGTGTGCTCCAGGGACACCAGGGCCGCGGAGTGTACGTGACTTACGCGCCCGAGTGA
- a CDS encoding IS5 family transposase: protein MGERAAYPSDLTDEQWAVIGPFLQAWKARHPSVSGHQGRYELREIVNAIFYQNRTGCQWAYLPHDLPPKSATYYYFARWRDDGTDQVVHDLLRCQAREKAGRTEDPTAVVLDTQSVRVANNVPAATTGKDAAKKVPGRKRGLAVDALGLVIAVVVTAASVTDNAIGIRLLDQVVAHTPTVTRAWVDAGFKQDMALHGALVGVDVEVVKRSDTRPGFVPVRRRWIVEQTLGTLMLHRRLVREYESRPESSASRTWWASTANLVRRLTGTSTPTWRQR from the coding sequence ATGGGTGAACGCGCGGCGTATCCGAGTGACCTGACCGACGAGCAGTGGGCGGTGATCGGACCGTTCCTGCAGGCGTGGAAGGCCCGCCACCCGTCGGTGTCCGGGCATCAGGGCCGCTACGAGCTGCGGGAGATCGTGAACGCGATCTTCTACCAGAACCGGACCGGCTGTCAGTGGGCGTACCTGCCACACGACCTGCCGCCGAAGTCCGCGACGTACTACTACTTCGCCCGGTGGCGTGACGACGGCACCGACCAGGTCGTCCACGACCTGCTGCGGTGCCAGGCACGGGAGAAGGCCGGCCGTACCGAGGACCCGACCGCGGTGGTGCTGGACACCCAGTCGGTCCGCGTGGCCAACAATGTGCCCGCCGCGACGACCGGCAAGGACGCCGCCAAGAAGGTGCCGGGGCGTAAACGGGGCCTCGCCGTGGACGCGTTGGGGCTGGTCATCGCGGTCGTGGTCACCGCCGCGTCGGTCACCGACAACGCCATCGGCATCCGGCTGCTCGACCAGGTCGTCGCGCACACCCCCACCGTGACCCGCGCATGGGTCGACGCAGGGTTCAAACAGGACATGGCGCTGCACGGCGCCCTGGTCGGCGTCGACGTCGAGGTCGTCAAACGCTCCGACACCCGGCCCGGGTTCGTACCGGTCCGCAGACGCTGGATCGTCGAACAGACCCTCGGCACCCTGATGCTGCACCGCCGTCTCGTCCGCGAGTACGAGAGCCGACCGGAGTCCAGCGCGTCACGCACCTGGTGGGCGTCCACCGCGAACCTGGTCCGCCGACTGACCGGCACCAGCACACCCACCTGGCGGCAGCGGTGA